In a single window of the Metopolophium dirhodum isolate CAU chromosome 2, ASM1992520v1, whole genome shotgun sequence genome:
- the LOC132939911 gene encoding uncharacterized protein LOC132939911: protein MDININPYNNHYTLKMLLTNNINGVINWLQKSANFGSSRQDGTPFNRMIVTRSWFDVYATTGLGKTKSASKMDCLIQITQLMKENFRISCLGSYQLPWNTKHINDLPNAIYIAENSSMFSKEQVEKLGILGYFLDTGNSKSPLEMLYDISNILITRPRVNMTTKNGLHVCKHYVNLYCSTGLGLTVEDAKTRSAEKMLNTLRKLCGFVQMFKLPLMDHLGNYGNEHRMCLCLPIDDQYKIKLIKYFLESPKVPHTVQLKELAAMLKVDVKYSDTGSSGKPGVACEFGPHVTVGVGATKMISVFRSRTAMLNELKLVCGFVQYPRTFVPPDCLDSTMAEDGENNNCYDTLNISFPNLLKQGNHPSNEMFPAEPVEYRDTTVSNRAETTAIPTVVNAGGTVEIVVQEGVITRGAFNPNLGPSHNSNSPIRPRHSCCVIRVSTAEGLTENSDRGLDMGQ, encoded by the exons aTGGACATTAACATCAATCCTTATAACAACCATTACACTCTAAAAATGTTACTGACTAACAACATTAACGGAGTAATAAACTGGTTGCAGAAATCTGCCAATTTCGGGTCGTCCCGACAGGACGGGACACCCTTCAACCGAATGATTGTAACGAGATCGTGGTTTGACGTTTACGCCACGACAGGACTTGGCAAAACCAAATCC gcgtcTAAAATGGACTGTTTGATTCAAATCACGCAGCTGATGAAAGAAAATTTTCGTATTTCGTGTTTGGGTTCGTACCAATTGCCATGGAACACGAAACATATCAACGATTTGCCGAATGCTATCTACATAGCAGAAAATTCGTCCATG TTTTCGAAGGAACAAGTTGAGAAACTCGGTATCTTAGGATATTTTTTGGACACTGGCAACTCAAAATCGCCCTTAGAAATGCTTTATGACATTTCTAACATTTTGATAACGCGGCCAAGAGTAAACATGACGACCAAAAACGGTTTGCATGTTTGCAAGCATTACGTGAACTTATACTGTTCAACGGGACTGGGACTGACCGTAGAA GACGCGAAAACGAGGTCCGCTGAGAAAATGCTGAACACGCTGCGAAAACTATGCGGTTTCgtacaaatgtttaaattaccGTTAATGGATCACCTGGGAAATTACGGAAATGAACATCGAATGTGTTTGTGC TTGCCGATCGACGACcagtacaaaataaaactgatcAAATACTTTTTGGAATCGCCCAAGGTGCCACACACCGTGCAACTCAAAGAACTCGCGGCCATGTTGAAAGTGGACGTGAAATATTCGGACACGGGGTCCAGCGGCAAACCTGGCGTGGCTTGTGAATTTGGACCACACGTCACAGTCGGCGTAGGTGCTACAAAAATG ATAAGCGTGTTCAGGTCGCGGACGGCAATGTTGAACGAGCTGAAACTGGTGTGTGGGTTCGTGCAATATCCGCGAACGTTCGTGCCACCGGACTGCTTAGATTCTACGATGGCCGAAGACGGCGAGAACAACAACTGCTACGACACACTAAACATTTCCTTCCCGAACTTACTGAAGCAGGGTAATCATCCGTCGAACGAAATGTTTCCGGCCGAACCCGTCGAGTATAGAGACACGACGGTGTCCAATCGCGCAGAAACGACTGCAATC CCTACCGTTGTAAACGCCGGAGGAACAGTCGAAATCGTCGTGCAGGAGGGCGTGATTACGAGAGGTGCGTTTAACCCAAACCTCGGACCGAGCCACAACTCCAACAGTCCTATTCGACCAAGGCACAGCTGTTGTGTGATCCGGGTCTCCACGGCGGAAGGATTGACCGAAAATTCCGATCGAGGACTAGACATGGGACAGtga
- the LOC132938601 gene encoding uncharacterized protein LOC132938601, with amino-acid sequence MSCKRDTMADIMVHSADNSPRREVYRCGMLSPVLGPRSSFRMNSELKHSRSDDLILQGAPYTPPDMQHGISDAAFQIQKDACVVYDDEVNDHRISVACYESPIVAPESNPTPLLKLTGDFSSEGANKRCSVIDRIDPEDSIGDIISQNDFYRFVLFKRHYEKYLDISRKYEEARSLAYYLEEKYHEIKAERDSLIDTHHELEKQLVTRDLELHEKEEELFLQLEKVIRLEEDCEKLRTEKDKMVKWKDRLEREKNEAYRQLRLQTESSEITRRNLERARLDAYRQFSEIAAEKDTLEKENSRLKEVLEDLGRKADLYHTNSRQASKKAKRVSGLEREVNELKLMAKQSATLNSQLQKGMKHLATCRRKKCSVCSYTRATFGEYTSSRHGEKTSRFIGGCFPLEEFRRSSDRMSTSDLEHECAKLAERLSACSFPHTPPSTPERSVASGSLSRFVSYIDDAFSSASDDEDVCGEIGGRPAKCTGSGSRRQFSSDSGISSSSATPTDPNKLTPACGGGGHRPSSTTSFNRSAKWTSSFRKLIRRVSSKKHVDESQ; translated from the exons ATGAGTTGCAAACGAGATACCATGGCTGATATAATGGTACATTCAGCTGATAACTCGCCTCGGCGTGAGGTGTATCGATGTGGGATGCTCTCGCCAGTACTTGGTCCACGTAGTAGTTTTCGTATGAATAGCGAACTCAAGCACAGCCGTAGTGATGATCTAATACTGCAAGGTGCTCCTTATACTCCACCTGATATGCAGCATGGTATTAGTGATGCTgcatttcaaattcaaaaagatGCTTGTGTGGTGTATGATGATGAAGTTAATGATCATAGAATATCTGTGGCTTGCTATGAATCACCTATCGTTGCTCCAGAGTCAAATCCAACGCCGCTATTGAAGCTCACTGGAGATTTTTCATCAGAGGGTGCTAATAAAAGATGTAGTGTAATTGACCGCATAGATCCAGAAGATAGCATTGGTGACATCATATCTCAAAATGACTTTTACAG atttGTGTTGTTCAAACGTCACTACGAAAAGTATCTGGACATATCGCGGAAATATGAAGAAGCTCGAAGCTTGGCATACTATTTAGAAGAAAAATATCATGAAATCAAG GCAGAACGTGATAGTCTGATTGACACGCACCATGAGCTAGAAAAACAGCTGGTGACCCGGGACCTGGAACTGCACGAAAAAGAAGAAGAACTATTTCTGCAGCTAGAAAAGGTGATCCGGCTGGAAGAGGATTGCGAGAAATTGCGCACTGAAAAAGACAAGATGGTCAAGTGGAAGGATCGTCTGGAGCGCGAGAAAAACGAAGCGTACAGGCAACTGCGACTCCAGACTGAATCGTCGGAAATTACTAGGCGCAACTTGGAAAGAGCGCGTTTGGACGCGTACAGACAGTTTTCGGAGATCGCAGCCGAAAAGGACACCCTCGAAAaagag aactcTAGGCTTAAAGAAGTGTTGGAGGATCTCGGGAGGAAAGCCGACTTGTACCACACCAACAGCAGACAGGCAAGTAAAAAGGCCAAGCGCGTATCTGGCCTGGAACGCGAAGTAAACGAACTGAAGTTGATGGCCAAACAGTCAGCCACTCTAAACAGTCAGCTGCAGAAAGGTATGAAACACTTGGCCACGTGCAGGCGCAAGAAGTGTTCCGTTTGTTCGTACACAAGAGCCACGTTCGGAGAGTACACGTCTAGTAGACATGG GGAAAAAACTTCGAGGTTCATCGGAGGTTGTTTCCCGCTCGAAGAGTTTCGCCGTTCCTCCGATCGGATGTCCACGTCTGACCTCGAACATGAGTGTGCAAAACTAGCCGAACGCCTGTCGGCGTGCTCGTTCCCACACACGCCACCGTCGACACCCGAACGGTCCGTGGCCAGTGGATCGCTGTCCCGGTTCGTATCGTACATCGACGACGCGTTCTCTTCGGCCAGCGACGATGAAGACGTCTGCGGCGAGATAGGCGGCCGCCCAGCCAAGTGCACCGGAAGCGGAAGCCGCCGTCAGTTCTCTTCCGATTCAGGTATCTCTTCGTCGTCGGCCACACCGACCGACCCGAACAAGTTAACTCCGGCATGTGGTGGTGGCGGTCATCGCCCTTCGTCGACCACGTCATTCAACCGTTCCGCCAAGTGGACTTCATCGTTCAGGAAGCTCATCAGACGCGTGTCTTCCAAGAAGCACGTCGACGAGtctcagtaa